CGGAGAGAACCCTAATTACTCGGGCAAGCACAGCAACTTAACTGCAGAAGAGCAACAAGCATTTGAAGCAGAAGGAAGAGAACCAAGCATTCGCTTCCGCGTTCCAAAGGGAAAAGAAATTAAGTTCAATGACATGGTTAAAGGAGACGTATCTTTTGAATCCGACGGCATTGGTGACTTTGTTATCGTGAAAAAGGACGGAACACCTACTTACAATTTTGCCGTGGCGGTTGATGACCATTTGATGCAGATTTCCCACGTTCTTCGTGGAGATGATCATATCTCGAACACGCCAAAACAAATCATGATTTTTGAAGCTCTAGGCTGGGATGTTCCTGTGTTCGGTCATATGACATTGATTGTGAACGAAAGCCGCAAGAAATTAAGTAAACGTGATGAGTCCATCATCCAGTTTATTGAGCAATATGAGGAGCTTGGCTATTTGCCTGAAGCTTTGTTCAACTTTATTGCCTTGCTTGGTTGGTCTCCGGTCGGCGAAGAGGAAGTCTTCTCCAAGGATCAATTCATTGAGATCTTTGATACGGCTCGTTTATCCAAATCACCAGCTGTATTTGATACAAACAAATTAACATGGATGAACAACCAATACATCAAAACAATGGACCTGGATCGACTTGTTGACATGTCCTTGCCGCACCTAATAAAAGCAGGTCGTCTGGAAGAGACAATGACAGAGGATCAGAAGGTTTGGGCAAAAGAACTTATCGGACTTTACCAAGAGCAGATGAGTTTTGGAGCAGAAATTGTGGAACTGACGGAAATGTTCTTCCAAACGCACATCGAATACGATGAAGAGGCAAAAGCTGTCTTAGCTGAAGAACAAGTACCGGAAGTAATGGCTGCCTTCCATAATGAATTGGAAACGATGGAGGACTTTTCTGTAGACAACATCAAAGCTGCAACGAAGGCCGTTCAAAAAGCAACCGGACATAAAGGGAAAAAGCTTTTCATGCCAATCCGGGTGGCAACGACTGGCCAAACACATGGTCGTGACCTGCCGCAAACGATCCATCTATTAGGGAAAGAAACAGTTTTAGCGAGATTGTCGAAGCTAATTGGTTAACATTTTCCGTAAAACATAATATGATAGAACTACCATCTTTAAAAACGAGATAACCATTAATGAATGTTGAAGAGGAGAGTAGGAAAAGTACATCCTTTCCAGAGAGAATCGCCATGGCTGTAAGCGATTCATGTGATGACTTTTTTGAAATGCACCTCAGAGTCTGTTACTAAAAGGCCTTATAGCCGAGTAAGTGACAGCGGCAACCTCCCGTTACGAGGCTTAAGTGGGGATGTGGGTCCTTTTATTAGCAACCCATATCCAAACAGAGTGGAACCGCGCTATAAGCGTCTCTGTGTCAATGACACGGAGGCGTTTTTATTTTGAGAAAATGGTGATCCAAATAGTATCACCTAATCCCCTGTTGACTGAAGAGCAGGGAGTGAGACTCCGGCGGTAGGTAGCGGTAGGTTGAGACTCCGCAACGAAGTGAGGAGGCTCAAGCACCGCCCCGCGGAAAGCGAACTCCCGGAGCGAAAGGAAACAGGAAGTTAACCAATTCAAAATTAATAATTGGAAAAAAGAAAGGAGGTTCACTCCATGTTTCGCAAACTAAAGGAAGACATTGAAGTGGTATTTGAACAAGATCCCGCTGCAAGAAATTACTTCGAAGTAATTTTAACTTACTCGGGTCTACATGCTGTATGGGCCCACCGGATCGCGCACGCTTTTTTTAAACGGAAAATGTTTTTCATCGCAAGAGTCATCTCCCAAGTGAGCCGGTTTTTCACCGGAATTGAAATTCATCCAGGTGCCAAAATCGGCCGCAGATTTTTTATTGACCACGGAATGGGAGTTGTCATAGGAGAAACCTGTGAAATTGGGAATAATGTTACTGTCTTCCAAGGAGTAACCCTCGGCGGTACCGGGAAAGAAAAAGGAAAACGACACCCAACCATTCAGGACAACGCACTGATTGCAACAGGTGCCAAAGTATTGGGATCCATTACGATTGGTGAAAACTCTAAGGTTGGAGCGGGTTCGGTTGTATTAAAAGATGTACCTGCCAACTCCACTGTTGTCGGCATTCCAGGCAAAATCGTCATTCAAGACGGAGTAAAGGTGAAAAGGGATTTAAATCATCACGAAATGCCAGATCCGACAGGTGATCGGTTTGTGGAATTGGAAAATCAGATTGCCCGCCTGCAAAATGAACTGCTACTTTTAAAAGAGAGGAAGAAAATAGATGACCATTCATCTTTATAATACATTAACGCGTCAAAAGGAAAAGTTTGTCCCGCTTGAAGAGGGCAAGGTAAAGATGTATGTGTGCGGACCGACCGTATATAACTACATTCATATCGGAAATGCAAGGCCCCCAATCGTGTTTGATACGGTTAGAAGATACTTAGAATACCGCGGCTTTGAAGTGAACTATGTATCTAATTTTACAGATGTGGATGATAAGCTGATCAAGGCTGCCAAGGAATTAGGAGAAGATGTGCCGACCATTGCAGAAAGGTTTATCGCGGCGTACCATGAAGATGTCTCTGCCCTGGGTTGCAAACAAGCAACTGTGCACCCAAGAGTAACGGAAAGCATGGACATTATCATTGAGTTTATTGAGGCATTGATTGAAAAAGGATATGCCTATGAGTCCGGTGGAGATGTTTATTACAAAACTCGCGAATTTAAGGAGTATGGAAAGCTTTCACATCAACCGATAGAGGACCTTCAGCTTGGAACTCGTATCGAAGTGGGAGATAAGAAACAAGATGCACTTGATTTTGTCCTTTGGAAAGCGGCAAAAGAGGGAGAAATCCATTGGGAAAGTCCATGGGGGAAAGGCAGACCAGGTTGGCATATCGAGTGCTCGGCAATGGCTCGCAAATACCTTGGAGACACCATTGATATCCATGCAGGCGGACAGGACTTGTCCTTCCCGCATCATGAAAATGAAATCGCCCAATCCGAGGCGTTGACAGGCAAGACATTTGCTAAGTATTGGCTGCATAATGGGTATATTAATATTGATAACGAAAAAATGTCCAAATCGCTCGGTAACTTCGTGCTGGTTCATGACATTATCAAAAAGCATGACCCGCAATTATTGCGTTTCTTTATGCTTTCGGTTCACTATCGTCATCCCATCAACTATAACGAAGAGTTGCTTCAAAGCACCAATAACGGCCTTGAGCGTATCCGAACAGCTTATGCTAACTTAAAGCATCGTTTGGACAATACAGTAGACCTTGCAACAGATGATACGGAGTGGTTACAAAAGGTAGAAGAGTTTAAAAATGAATTCATCAAAGTAATGGATGATGATTTTAATACAGCCAATGCGATTTCCGTTCTATTTGATATGGCGAAGCAAGCCAACCTTTACTTAAACGGGAAGAATACTTCTGAAAAAGTGTTAAAGGCTTTCATTGCACAGTTTGAAGAATTATTTTCCGTCATCGGTGTATCCCTTACTGCAGAGGAAGAACTATTGGATGAGGAAATCGAAAGCTTAATCCAGCAGCGCATTGATGCAAGGAAAAACCGTGACTTTGCAAGAGCGGATGAAATTCGTGACGAATTAAAAGCGAAAAATATCATCCTCGAAGATACTGCACAAGGCACACGATGGAAAAGAGGATAATAGTAACAATGAGCAATACACAAGTAGATGCAAAGCAATTAAATAGTCTCGCGCTTGCCTATATGGGGGATGCGGTGTATGAAGGATACATCCGCCACCATCTTTTGAAATCCGGGAAGATCCGTCCAAATCAGCTACATCGGGCTGCAACAAACTATGTGTCTGCGAAATCGCAGGCACATCTGCTTCACCAGCTGATGGATCGTGAATTTTTCACGGAAGAAGAACAAGGTGTGATCAGACGGGGACGCAATGCGAAGTCCGGTTCGGTACCAAAAAATACGGACGTGCAGACTTACCGCTACTCCACCGCATTTGAAGCACTGATTGGCTATCATTATTTAAGCGAAGACATAGACCGCATGGAAGAAATCGTGTTTACCTGCATAGAACTGGTAGACAGCAAGAGAGGTGAATAGAGATGACAAAAGAAAAAGAATTTATTATGGGGCGTAACCCGGTGCTAGAGGCACTAAAATCAAATCGTGAAATCAACAAGCTATGGATAGCAGAAGGTGGTCAAAAAGGCTCTATCCAACAGGTA
This window of the Sutcliffiella horikoshii genome carries:
- the gltX gene encoding glutamate--tRNA ligase, which codes for MTVRVRYAPSPTGHLHIGNARTALFNYLFARSQDGKFIIRIEDTDKKRNIAGGEESQLKYLKWLGMDWDESVDVGGEYGPYRQSERNDIYTKFYNELLEKNLAYKCYCTEEELEAEREEQIARGENPNYSGKHSNLTAEEQQAFEAEGREPSIRFRVPKGKEIKFNDMVKGDVSFESDGIGDFVIVKKDGTPTYNFAVAVDDHLMQISHVLRGDDHISNTPKQIMIFEALGWDVPVFGHMTLIVNESRKKLSKRDESIIQFIEQYEELGYLPEALFNFIALLGWSPVGEEEVFSKDQFIEIFDTARLSKSPAVFDTNKLTWMNNQYIKTMDLDRLVDMSLPHLIKAGRLEETMTEDQKVWAKELIGLYQEQMSFGAEIVELTEMFFQTHIEYDEEAKAVLAEEQVPEVMAAFHNELETMEDFSVDNIKAATKAVQKATGHKGKKLFMPIRVATTGQTHGRDLPQTIHLLGKETVLARLSKLIG
- the cysE gene encoding serine O-acetyltransferase, which translates into the protein MFRKLKEDIEVVFEQDPAARNYFEVILTYSGLHAVWAHRIAHAFFKRKMFFIARVISQVSRFFTGIEIHPGAKIGRRFFIDHGMGVVIGETCEIGNNVTVFQGVTLGGTGKEKGKRHPTIQDNALIATGAKVLGSITIGENSKVGAGSVVLKDVPANSTVVGIPGKIVIQDGVKVKRDLNHHEMPDPTGDRFVELENQIARLQNELLLLKERKKIDDHSSL
- the cysS gene encoding cysteine--tRNA ligase produces the protein MTIHLYNTLTRQKEKFVPLEEGKVKMYVCGPTVYNYIHIGNARPPIVFDTVRRYLEYRGFEVNYVSNFTDVDDKLIKAAKELGEDVPTIAERFIAAYHEDVSALGCKQATVHPRVTESMDIIIEFIEALIEKGYAYESGGDVYYKTREFKEYGKLSHQPIEDLQLGTRIEVGDKKQDALDFVLWKAAKEGEIHWESPWGKGRPGWHIECSAMARKYLGDTIDIHAGGQDLSFPHHENEIAQSEALTGKTFAKYWLHNGYINIDNEKMSKSLGNFVLVHDIIKKHDPQLLRFFMLSVHYRHPINYNEELLQSTNNGLERIRTAYANLKHRLDNTVDLATDDTEWLQKVEEFKNEFIKVMDDDFNTANAISVLFDMAKQANLYLNGKNTSEKVLKAFIAQFEELFSVIGVSLTAEEELLDEEIESLIQQRIDARKNRDFARADEIRDELKAKNIILEDTAQGTRWKRG
- a CDS encoding Mini-ribonuclease 3 is translated as MSNTQVDAKQLNSLALAYMGDAVYEGYIRHHLLKSGKIRPNQLHRAATNYVSAKSQAHLLHQLMDREFFTEEEQGVIRRGRNAKSGSVPKNTDVQTYRYSTAFEALIGYHYLSEDIDRMEEIVFTCIELVDSKRGE